Within Ramlibacter henchirensis, the genomic segment CGAATATGAAGACGTATGGAAAGCCGTGGAGCAATTGCGCCAAGTCCTCGAGACGGGCGAGTGGCGCCGGCCCGAGTTCAACCGCCAGCAGGCCGTGACATGAGCGAGCACCGCAAACCCGAGGACATCGTGCACGCGGAAGGCGCGCAGCTGGATTTCAGCCGTGCGATGAGCTACGGCGACTACCTGCAGCTGGACCGCATCCTCACCGCGCAGAAGCCGCTCTCGCCCGACCACAACGAGATGCTGTTCATCATCCAGCACCAGACCAGCGAGCTGTGGATGAAGCTGATGCTGCACGAGCTGCGCGCGGCCATCGAGTGCGTCTCGCGCGACCAGCTGGGGAGCGCGTTCAAGATGCTGGCGCGGGTGTCGCGCATCATGGAGCAGCTGGTCCACGCCTGGGACGTGCTGGCGACGATGACGCCGCCGGAATACAGCGCGATCCGGCCCTACCTGGCCAGCTCCAGCGGCTTCCAGAGCGCGCAGTACCGCTGCATCGAGTTCGCGCTGGGCAACAAGAACGCGGCGATGCTCAAGCCGCATGAGCACCGGCCCGACCTGCTGGCGCAAGTGCGCGCCGCCTACGAGGCGCCTTCGCTGTACGACGAGTCGCTGCGCCTGCTGGCGCGCCGCGGCCTCCCGATGCCCGCCGAATACATCGAGCGGGACTGGACGCAGCCCTACGTCGAGAGCGCGCAGGTCGAGCAGGCCTGGCTGGTGGTCTACCGCGACCCCGAGCGCCACTGGGACCTTTACCAGCTGGGCGAGGAGCTCACCGACCTGGAGGACGCCTTCCGCCTCTGGCGCTTCCGGCACGTGACCACCGTGGAGCGCGTCATCGGCTTCAAGCGCGGGACAGGCGGCACCGGCGGCGTGTCCTACCTGCGCAAGATGCTGGACGTGGTGCTGTTCCCGGAAATCTGGAAGCTGCGCACCGACTTGTGAGTTCGCGCTTCGAAACTTTACAATCGAGCGAGATTGTCAAGTTTCCGATGCCGCGTCCCTCCCGCCTCCCCAGAGAAGTCGTCGCCCAGTGGACGACGGAGCACGTGTCGTCGAACCCGGACGACCTCACTGCGGCATTGGCACGCCGGTTCGGGGTCACCCGCGCTGCAGCGGCAGGAGCGGTGAAGCAGCTCGAGGCCCACGGCTACGTCCTGCGTACCAAGGGAGGCACACGCCCGAGCTTCACGGCGGGCCCCGCCCGCTGGATCAGCCGCCGCTACACGCTTCCACAAGCGGACGAGCAACTGCTCTGGGAGCGCGATTTCCTTCCGTGGATGTCCGCGGCGCCCAACATCCTGAACATCCTGCACCACGGGTTCACCGAAATCGTCAACAACGCCAACGACCATTCCGGCGGCCATGAGCTCCAGATCGACTTCCAGGCCAGCGCCGAGTTCATCTTTCTCGGGATCATGGACGACGGTGTCGGCATCTTCCGCAAGATCGCCGATACCCTGCGGCTGCCTGATCCCCGGTTTTCCCTGCTGGAACTCTCGAAGGGAAAGTTCACCTCGGACGCACGCC encodes:
- the kynA gene encoding tryptophan 2,3-dioxygenase; the encoded protein is MSEHRKPEDIVHAEGAQLDFSRAMSYGDYLQLDRILTAQKPLSPDHNEMLFIIQHQTSELWMKLMLHELRAAIECVSRDQLGSAFKMLARVSRIMEQLVHAWDVLATMTPPEYSAIRPYLASSSGFQSAQYRCIEFALGNKNAAMLKPHEHRPDLLAQVRAAYEAPSLYDESLRLLARRGLPMPAEYIERDWTQPYVESAQVEQAWLVVYRDPERHWDLYQLGEELTDLEDAFRLWRFRHVTTVERVIGFKRGTGGTGGVSYLRKMLDVVLFPEIWKLRTDL
- a CDS encoding STAS-like domain-containing protein; protein product: MPRPSRLPREVVAQWTTEHVSSNPDDLTAALARRFGVTRAAAAGAVKQLEAHGYVLRTKGGTRPSFTAGPARWISRRYTLPQADEQLLWERDFLPWMSAAPNILNILHHGFTEIVNNANDHSGGHELQIDFQASAEFIFLGIMDDGVGIFRKIADTLRLPDPRFSLLELSKGKFTSDARQHSGEGIFFTSRMFDAFFLEANQLGYRKFNVGDQEGRLESQDLTLRDHDGQPLGTGVMMFIDADSTRTTRSVFERFTPDAPDDLSFARTVVPVKLASLGNGNLLSRSQAKRLVNRIDQFKVVELDFSGVDEIGQAFADEIFRVFARAHTEVQLVPKNTSSYVDGMIRRVRAA